A region of Panicum virgatum strain AP13 chromosome 8N, P.virgatum_v5, whole genome shotgun sequence DNA encodes the following proteins:
- the LOC120684768 gene encoding tuliposide A-converting enzyme 2, chloroplastic-like: MEVKFDFSPFLIQYKSGRVQRFMGTAFVPPSLDSCTGVASKDVVVDEGIGLRARIYRPSRRAVVGGGGGRLPVLVYFHGGAFVVESAFDPVYHGYLNALTAREGVVAVSVNYRLAPKHPLPAAYDDAWAALSWVLENARPGAGGGEPRGARGRAAAAAGRARCRRRGRGCGGLGMGAAEDAAGPAAEDAARDGAGAGVRRRVRPVAEDAARVVARLTAAAAGA; this comes from the coding sequence ATGGAGGTCAAGTTCGACTTCTCGCCGTTCCTGATCCAGTACAAGAGCGGCCGCGTGCAGCGGTTCATGGGCACGGCGTTCGTGCCGCCGTCCCTGGACTCGTGCACGGGCGTCGCATCCAAGGACGTGGTCGTGGACGAGGGCATCGGGCTCCGGGCGCGGATCTACCGGccgagccgccgcgccgtcgtcggcgggggcggcggcaggctccccgTGCTCGTCTACTTCCATGGCGGcgcgttcgtggtcgagtcggCGTTCGACCCTGTGTACCACGGCTACCTCAACGCGCTGACGGCGAGGGAGGGCGTCGTCGCGGTGTCGGTGAACTACCGCCTCGCGCCGAAGCACCCGCTCCCCGCGGCGTACGATGACGCCTGGGCGGCGCTGTCGTGGGTGCTCGAGAACGCGcgtcccggcgccggcggcggggagccccGTGGCGCTCGAGGtagggccgcggccgcggctggaagggcgcgctgccgccgacgcGGCCGAGGGTGCGGCGGCTTGGGCATGGGTGcggcggaggacgcggcgggGCCCGCGGCGGAGGACGCAGCGCGCGACGGCGCCGGAGCAGGGGTGCGGCGGAGGGTGCGGCCGGTGGCAGAGGACGCGGCGCGCGTGGTGGCCCGCttgacggcggccgcggcaggggCCTGA
- the LOC120684469 gene encoding chitinase 2-like, translating to MTNGYLFREYIGAQFTGVQFSDVPINAMLSFHFILAFAIDYTPVGQPTPPAPTNGVFSPFWDTGNLSPSAVAAIKAAHPNVAVMAGLGGDSVQDVVKAVFTPTSVDSWVANAAASLTGIINTYGLDGVDVDYEHFAAGADVGTFVECVGQLLTRLKTDMPWITTSIAPFEDPVIQSYYQPLWRNYSGVIDYVNFQFYAYGANTDVPLYVRFYDNQTANYPGATVLASFMTGNTTGLISPDLGISAAQELQRQNKLPGLFIWSADSSKKSSYGFKYEIQAQQIIANH from the coding sequence ATGACGAACGGGTACCTGTTCCGGGAGTACATCGGCGCGCAGTTCACCGGCGTCCAGTTCTCCGACGTGCCCATCAACGCTATGCTCAGCTTCCACTTCATCCTCGCCTTCGCCATCGACTACACGCCGGTGGGGcagccgacgccgccggcgccgaccaaCGGCGTGTTCAGCCCGTTCTGGGACACGGGCAACCTGTCCccctccgccgtggccgccatCAAGGCCGCGCACCCGAACGTCGCCGTCAtggcggggctcggcggcgacaGCGTGCAGGACGTCGTCAAGGCCGTCTTTACCCCAACCTCCGTGGACTCGTGGGTCGCCAACGCCGCGGCGTCGCTCACGGGCATCATCAACACGTACGGGCTCGACGGCGTGGACGTCGACTACGAGcacttcgccgccggcgccgacgtgGGCACGTTCGTCGAGTGCGTCGGCCAGCTCCTGACGCGGCTCAAGACGGACATGCCGTGGATCACCACTTCCATCGCGCCGTTCGAGGACCCGGTGATCCAGAGCTACTACCAGCCGCTGTGGCGCAACTACTCCGGCGTCATCGACTACGTCAACTTCCAGTTCTACGCCTACGGCGCCAACACCGACGTGCCCCTGTACGTGAGGTTCTACGACAACCAGACGGCGAACTACCCCGGCGCCACGGTCCTCGCCAGCTTCATGACCGGCAACACGACCGGGCTGATCTCGCCGGACCTCGGCATCAGCGCGGCGCAGGAGCTGCAGCGGCAGAACAAGCTGCCGGGGCTCTTCATCTGGTCAGCGGACAGCTCCAAGAAGAGCAGCTACGGCTTCAAGTACGAGATCCAGGCGCAGCAGATCATCGCCAACCATTGA